In the Paramisgurnus dabryanus chromosome 18, PD_genome_1.1, whole genome shotgun sequence genome, TGTTTTGTTTGAAGTCCAATGCAatggcaattcgtacgtattttacgaggtggctagcCAGCAAGCAATTCTGGGTCAGTGCTCCTGTGACGCTGGGGTTAGGGGcagggtttcattattgtttttttttaatgataatcaTACGTTTTTGTACTAGCccactcataaaatatgtatatgAAATTAGGCTGGCaagtctttttttctttaacaaacTAAGTGTGTTTTATTGTCCGATCTGATAAAACAGGGAACCACAGTGCAATAGTAGGATTTAGACTGGCTGACATCGTCCCGGAACCCGGTAAGCTGGGTTACTATCGATACTCGGGCTCTTTGACCACACCTGGGTGTGACCAGATCGTCGTGTGGACTGTGTTCAATCAAACCCTGCACATTTCCCAAAAACAGGTACACAAGACTGATATCTATTTCACCATGAATAGTGTATTTACtacttaagatttttttatttgttaacttGAAATGTATGATACAGTTATAGGTCAGTATACATATCTGATATTATTTTTCTGTTTCAGCTGGCATCATTGACTCAACAGGTGATATTCGAGACAGGTAAACCCGTGACTGGAATATTCCGTCCCTTGCAGAATCTGAATGAACGAACAGTGTACACGTCTATGAAAAATCACGGCGTGTGTGTCCTGCCAGGTCTAATCACCCTTTTCCTCTGCTTCTTTTGTGCTTTTGGACAACAAAGGTGTTTTTACTAAATGTTAAAGAAACACAATGAGTATATTTAAACTGTTTGTGCTAATACAGCATGTTCTGTGTAACACTATTTTATTGAAAGAACACTGAGGAACAAACAACAGCTGAACAGTATGTTGGAATGGGGATATCAAATAGTGAGGTCAACataaatttgaaatgatttttaCTTTCGTAAAGGTgtaatgtgggacttttagcggcatctagtggtgagattgtgaattgcaaccaacagctcagtccaccacaggacaaacacgtcatcatctgagacaacatagtgacaaaaTGCGCTCTATAGAgtagtttgtccgtttagggctacacATGACGGCAACTTCCAAGTAAGGGGACCcctggtgtatgtagataaaaacgtctcattctaacgtaataaaacaacacagttcattatgtaaggccTTTCTACACCATTGATAATATAGtaatgtagattatattgcatttctgtcaagagatcctccttAAAGTCCCACATTGCTCCTTTAATGTATGTTCTGGGTCttgtaaataattaattattgttcattatatttaaaggtgcactgtgtagattttagcatCAGTCCACCACTAACAAATGGCgttgtctgagacaacataaGCTGGTTCCCAATTCACCTATGCTATTATTtactataatttatttaattcctTAATTTTTTGTAGCACAACTAAACTCACTGTGAGTTGTGGGTAATATCAGCTGTTTGAGTGTCCATCAATCTATCGAATTTTCACCTAGAACAGCAGACCATCCGGGAACCTTAAAGTTACTCATTTCAGCATACAGTAGTATGATTTGGGACATACCAATTCTAATTTCAAATACTATTTAGGATGGATAGTATGCAAATTGGGACATAGGGATGAAACGCAGTTTGTAGAGCAGTTTTTCTGTTTAGGGCTAATTTACAAACATGATTGCgcaaaattgcaacttttatgtaaggggacccacagTCTATGTGGAttaaaatggctcattctaatgtaataaaaacaatacaatacagttcattatttaaggtctttatacaccactgaaacATAGTTAtctatatattatattgcatttctgtcaagagatccttctaaaatttgCACATTGCAATttgaaaacaatttttttttcgtAATCTTTGATCATTTGCAAAAAGCATTATTTTACATATAATCAATTCTGTATCTGTTCTCTAATGAAATGTTATCTGTTTGTTCATTACAATAAACTTTCAACGGGTCATGTAAAAGTTCCACCTTACGTTTTTCCTTATTTGGTGACTGATACAATATATAATTATACTTCAAAGtgttaataatttaatttaatttaatttaatattatttttagatGTTAATACCTCCCTGTGCTTTTTTACAGATTCTTACATTTCTTTAGCTTTCACAACACTTGTTGATTAAAATGGCAAGTATCCAataaatatagtttttggaGTGCAATGCATAATGCATTCTGGATAAAAGAATATAGATAATGACATCATCCTGATCTTGTAGCTCAATTGATAGAGcattgcaaaggtcatgggtttgattcccaaaaAACATATAGAGATGGAAAAATACGTATAGATGAAATGCTctgtaaattgctttggattaaagGGTCTGCCTTCATCTGCATGAATCATGTGATAGTAatacttcttcttcttcctttatttcttaacgccattccaacatctatggctatattcatggcgagaaccagttaatccatacacaagttttattcaaacacaagttgggggagggacaatttggtatctccaatttgcctaacttgcgtgtttttggcctgtgggaggaaaccagagtacccggagtaaacccacgctgacacagggagaacatgcagaaacttcacacagaaaggccacctgacctagccgGGGCTCGAACCAGGAACCTTCTTGCTGtaaggcaacagtgctacccactgagccactcGTGATAGTAACACAGTAGTAATACAGTATTTATGCAGAGAATATGATTTATATTTCAGTCAAATGTGTTatgtttaaaaagtttattgttaCTATATAAGGGTAGCCTACACTGCAAAATCAAGCCCTTTTTCATAAgacattacaaaaaaaatacacagaaaatgcatCTGGACTAGTCTGGGATTGTTTGATTTATGGTTCATTCACAATGCCAATGATTTCTGGAATCTGTGTGTGCGTTCACACAGATGCAGTAAAGATTCTGTAAAGACACATGAcgtgtttaaagtcctgcacttagTAGTTTTTTCTCTGCAGCATCTAAAGTTTGCTTATTATatgttatttctctctccagaaaccactcacgtgcatttttgtttatgataagactataaaggtGTGCGTGACGCGCTGTTCTtgtatgctggtgaatgatctcatgACAAGCTCCCTTATCTCTGCTTCagccagtttgcagacatttttcgccgtgaatgttgatctgcatgtaaatcactcattttaaagagctgaaccgtAACTTTATTGTTGCGATGACATGCACATTCTTTCTACAGCATGCCCCTTATGGGATTGTTTCTgcgtcttgttcacacagagggctTTTCGggaatgttactaggtcctctttccaggagcgatcccagaacatttacgggccatgtttgtgttcacacagaagcctgtCTGCCAATTTTAAGTGTATTTTCTGTGActaaagtgctgtgtgaatgaggttttagtttcgttggttcaacttaaataAGTTAATTCCTCTTTTTTTTACTCAAAAAAGctgtgtatatttttttaagttgaacgaACTCTTTTAAAGGCAAAAAATTTAAGCCAACCAggtaatttacttaaatttataAATTTAAAGAACTTCACAGTTCACTTCTCAAATTTAAagaactatatatatatatatgcatagcACAGAAggatttatttaactttatacCGATTGACTTAAATTCAAAGACTAAAGACATGAAGATGAAAATTGAGAGTTTCATATGGCtgtaattttattattaaaccTGAAACAAACATGTCAGGCAAACTGTGCACAAATGCAAGACtgatgtcagtgcaagatggtGTCCAAGACAGAAGTTTCAaatgatctcaataatacttggTAAAAGAGCACAAACTCTACTGAACATGTGATTCGAAACTACCGGTAGTTAGTGTTTTTGTGCTTTTAACCAGGCTCTGAAGTGTTCAATCTGAGCTATGACGCTATTCTTCGCAGTGCCACCAGGGGCGCTGTACTGTTCAACGCTACTGCTGTAGTCCCACACTGAAGAAATGTCAGCATCAAATAAAGGGCTAAACAGGGAGATAAAGGGGAGAATGTTAAACAAACGTAAATAAACAGCCCAGAGGCTTTAGATGTGCTTTGCGTTTGAATGTGCTTGCTGACCTGGCTGTTTGTAGGTCCTCTACAGTGAGTTGATTCAAGGGGACCTTTTTGGTCTCTGCGATATAGACGGCTTTTCCAGCACAGCTGTGGGCCTCTCTGAATGGCATCTAATGGATGAATGGAAGAGTTATAACTAAAGTACTTAAGCTGAAAAAATGCAGTAGCTATGTATATACTCACTCCTTTTCTGACCAGATGGTAAGCCAGATCCGTGGCCAGCATGTCTGGGCTGAGAGCCCCTTCCATTGACTTTTGGTTTACCTTAAATAACAGCACTGCGGTTAGACtcaacatacactgtaaaaaattccttTTGGCACTTAAAGTGAAGAGTTGCTATACAttataaaatttaagttgaattagcttaagtttttttcaactttattattatattttatagcaattgtaaattcaagttcaTTAAACTTATAAATTTAAGTACAACAAGGATTTTGTACAgcaataaataaagaataaaaacGGAAAGAATTCCTTCATATTGCTCAAATTTTAGACAGTCAATAGACTAATATGTGCCCGAACACGTTTTGGATCATTTTTCAACATTTCCCCTGCTTAATATTTAACTTTGGCAACTGTTTTGTTCTTGTTTGTCACAACATTAACTTTGGTGAATGTTATAATGGTATAAACCCATCTCTTACTTCTAGAGTTGAAATGACACCTGTCGTCACCTGCAGCACAGCATGTACTGTGTCAAAGCTGTCAAACATGGCCTCTTTATCCTCCTACAGTAAAGAAACTTActatgaaaaaaaatgttttaaagtaaaataataaaactattTGTGTGTGATGTGTTATACCTGTAGGTCTTTGTTGTATGAGCTGGGTAAACCTTTTAGAGTCATCAGAAAGCCTGCACACTGTGGTACAGTCAAGGGGAATTTACATTAGATtataaatataacacacaaaatataaaaatgatatttttgacTGCAACAAAAAAGGTGGATATCACAAAACATATCAAGAAAATGTCCAGGTCAtattcaattcaaaagaaaaaacaattaaGACCAATAAGATTTCTAATGCTATGTACACAACAAATGCGGGGCATCgggttactcgctctagattactcgcgggaacttcgtgtcatgcgaatttttcgctcgagttgaaaatattcaacttgggcaaagatgcgtttgaggcgaatagcgcgtgttttcacGGAAAACACGGCGCTCATATCGCATCACCCCACGCAAGGATGcgtctgattgcgtctttgcgttgactttgtatgtaatctactcacgcaaaACATTGAACTTGCATCTAGTGTAAACACACAGTTACACTGTGAccgtatttttttatataacagTATTGTTTATTGTCGATTATTACACTGCACTCtaaaatgctttattctgattggccagtcccAAAATTCTAATGTTTGTTATTCCAAGATAACAACCGCCTGAAACTAACAACACACGGCTGCAGATAAATTTGACagatacagtttaatattatacaaaaatgtaatataaacatgtcttttaacatattaacatttacaaattatttaacCAAATAGTGTATTcatgacatttgaacgtcttgtcTTATCGTAAAGCCGAAAATAAATAGGTTTTTCTTGCGGAAGGTCTTATTtactataaataaaatatttcaaatcaatatgtAATTTCCCTTACCTTCTTTCTGAGATAAATAGCCTTGTACTAACCTGCTAAAGTATTGCTGTAATAAAAACTATTAGGGAAACAGTCAAAGTAAAGCATTAATGTGCCAAACTAATGTATGCCTTAATACCTGTGagctttttgcatttttatgcatttttttgcatattCAAATAAACCCAGATTTCCTAATACACTGTTGTTTGCCTAATTATTTTGTCTAATAAATCCCTTTTAAAGTTTGGTGTTTTGTCTATTGTTTACCATAGACCTCGTATTTGATTTTAATGGCCCACGCACTATTGGGGCTCCCAAAAGTTCATTTTTATTAGTAGTAACATGGGTGTAGTAGAGGGTCCAACCTCATATTATTTCACAGTGCCTAAAATTCCTAGTGGTCCCCCTGGGTTTATTAACGTGTCTTGTGTCTTACTCTGCCAAATACTCGTCCTGCTTTGCTTCGGATGAGCTCCAGGCTGTCTGCGTTCTTCTTTTGAGGCATCAGACTGCTTCCTGTGCTGCTCGCACAAATACAAACAACAGCACCGGATGACTACACGCATACAAAGAGCAGACAAAATCCCCCAGCACAATGCATACAGCCTGTGTATAGCAATCTGTTAACAGTAATGTGCAGTGCTTCTACATCAAGTGTTGTATGCCAAAGACAAAGTGTTGAATCCTGCCCTCTGTGGCACCCCATAACACGATTATATTGCTAATAAATAGTCAAAAATCATTCGTAATTACTAATTCACCAAATAACTAATGTCAGTTAACGTTCACAGACCAAACCTTTCACAGGTCATAAAGAATAACATTATGGGAAAAAATCCCCAAATTTGCTTAAACAACAGATGGCATGAGCTACAACACGCACTTACAATCATCCAGGCCAACAGTTAGGCTTAACTGAGAAGCCAAGTGTACCATAAAATCACTCGAATCAGGACTCGTTCATTAGCCGCAACGCCTGAAGCTCAACGGCAGCAGTTCTTGCACTTTGATGCTGGAAATGTGCGTATGTGACCGGTGTGCCAAGAGCATGTAGTAAACACAAAGGCTGCAAACTAATGTTCTGTATACGTTACAgagtattaaagggacacaataATGTACACACAGGATTTGTTGTTGTTCATTGGGCAGCAAATAAGGAGCTACGATGCAAAAAACTCTAAATGCTACCTCCTTCAAAAATTACATATTGACCGAATTCTCCCAACacatattatatgttcatcaaatacttttgctttaaatctgcttaatcccagcctcaggccacTCATAAATAtcactttgttggcagaatccgctaaaagtagatttttcagcaaagtcctctaagtgaaCTAAAGATAAACTGGATGAATTCCTACAAGTTTACAATAATTCATATGAAACCGTAtgttaatcgtgcaaaaacaataatgaaatcccacccctaaccccaaggTCACAGGGGTCGTGGCaaatcatataaaaatgtatgaattaatatgaattagccaaatcataaaatacgtacgaattgccaCGAGACAACGTTGGTGGATCACATTTAAACTTGTGTCCCTTGTTAAAACCTGGACCCAAATTTGGCAATCACATTGATAACAGTGCCTCCTAaagtgtggttcagtttctttttacattctgactttcatcattagcaatgtttctagttgcatctttagtgacTTTGCAACCGTTTACTGTCttgtcaaaagtttttttttttgaaagttttttaGAAGTGGAGGTTTTGAATGTcggactacactgcaaaaaggATTTTGTGGTATTGctgtttcaacttaattttaagttGACACAACTTGCAATTTGGTAATTatgaacttaaaaaaacttttacttgATGCTTAAGATCATCATTAGTGAGTTGACTTATTCATTCACTGTTTGATCAAAAAGTGaatgaaaagcatttttttctgtTAATGATGTGATACTACAGTAggagatccagcactttcatAGCAGTTTATAATTCTGACAGATTTTAAGACAATTTGcacataaaaaagaaatcatTGTGCTATttagacacacaaacatcaagtATCAGATTATAAATCACAACAATAGTGATaaagaaaatagtaaaaaagttaatttattcACAAcacagtgcatgctgggaatcCTGGATgtgatttgtaatttgttgatacagAGATGTTCTGGACGTTCAGTAGACGTTGGGAAAAAAAACGTCACCTGGTGTCACAGTCTGCACCTTCAGGGAGATGGTTCTCACTgcggaacacaacatccagggggTGGGGTTGAatctagatccaactcctcccactttatatactttgttccgccaaatgaaccagtatatttgtgttgttgcagcccgcaattagttgcaacctgtggtcgccaacgtttgctcttatcaattttattgtatgtttgattaataatatagtcgagaaagattcataatttagaaagtatcaCAGTTAGGTGTAAGGGGAGGTAAGGACACGTTCCCGAAAGTGtgatatcactgaagggatttatttgtacattatcccacagaagcctgtttcctaatggctgtaagcaaagacatgttaaaacaagttcaatacaagataaacattcaatttattaatttctaaataacatgccatagctgatatattttaatatttatgcatatttatactgtaaCCATTCATAGGTCTTAAACTGCATGTTGTAAGATTACTCGTAGTAGGCTTACtcgaaatgttttactccaaaacattatagcaaaaaacttacatttcaccctaaaggcactacttttattgtagtcataagtaaagttcgtttttatgtcaaaagaataacttaatttagttcgacttaatgcggaaatggtaacgcagcaacacgtgtatgacgtgttttgtggtaaaactgccgaCCAATGGGATCTCTAGATCTGgatccagctccgcccctggatctGAATTCAACCCCGCCTCCTGGATGtcgtgttctgcagtgaggcgctactgCCTTCAGGGGACCAAAATGGAGCATGCAAAGAAGACGCACAAAAGATGTGGTTTGGACGTCACTTTGCGCAGTGGGTAATAACCATTTTAAAGAGAAATTAGGGTGATTTCACAACTGCCTTGTTTAGTTCGGTTGAATCGTACCAGAGTTCGCACCAAAAGCGGACTGAGACCACCTTAAAGACCGCGCATTCAAACGAACTCTAGAGCGGTTCGTTTGTGGTGAGAACACAATCTGAGATCAAACCGACATAACTGCAAAAGTACTGCTTTTTGGACTAAACCAGCTGCCATAGTCAGCTGGGCAGTGCATTATCGGATGAGGAAGTGTTTGTTGACAGTTTCTATTAGCAATATTAGCACAATGACAGATCGCGGACATACCTGGAGTTGCGAGGAGGTGTGGGCGGAGCCTCAGAAATTTGGTGTCTTCGCCGTTTGTAGTGCATTAAAACGTTGTTTTCAAGCTGCATCCGCGATTAATTCTGGAAATGAACAGTTTGTCTAGAGTGCTGTATACAAACTATGTATAACAACCACGGACATAATTACAGCACGCAGCCGTCTGTCCATGGAGTCTGCTATATTTTCCttctttttgtttacttccggGGTTCCGTTGGAATTTCACGCACGTTGATTCTTACCAATCGAGAAGCAGTTTAGGAAATAAGTTCAAATATATGTGGCCAATGAGTGATGTGGATCTTATCACATGACTGCATTTTGGTTTGTTTCAACTGGTGCGGACCAGAGCATTGTGGTGTGAAAAGGAAccaaaactgttaaaaaagttacattgtatcattttttgcttttggtcCGGACCAAATGAACCGAACTACAGATGTGAAAAAACACCAAAAGGCCCAGATGCACTTAGgaggttttgcatctgaactcctcaaATGTTGCCCAAAATCTATTTCCTGTTAGACAGAAGCCTAAAAGTAGTCTGTATGTAGAACATCTAATTGAGAGCAAGCCCAAAATGATCAAAAATAAGTTCAAAGGTCCTGTGGTTTGAAAATAATTCAAAAATCACTAACCTCTCAATAAATGCTTATAATAACTGGACCTGGCAACACAGTCTAAAAGCCAAATCCATAATTAAGCTTGAAATTGATTAAGATGTGATGCAACACCTGAAGATGGCCAACTCATGCACATAGACCAAATAAAAAATAGCAGCAGATTATGTACTGGGTATACCCTCAATACAAAAGGCTTACTTTAATTCTGTTAATCTTAACCCTCTATATCTCACAGATAAGCATGTTAACCTTACCTGTATGCATCAGACAGTGTAATGAAGGAAAACTCCTTGGTATTGTACAAAATCAGATCCTCTGCCATCTTGCTGAGGTGCGTGAGACACATTGATCCCCAGAAGAGAAACTCCGCTGCCAATTTATTGGATTGAATGACATTAAAgggaaatttatttttttgaaaacagaaTTATAATACTCTTAATGACTACTGTGGCAAATGTACAAACCTACAAAATCCCTCTGTCCAGTAGCATCCATGCTGTTAATACTGATCCCATCAAAGTCTAGTTCTGTGAAGCAATAAAAACCAGATGTAAAAAGGTGACCTTTTGACTTgtatacacaaacacatagCACACATACGACTTCATATATCACTTATTATAAATGGAAGCTTCAAATCATGGGACACATTAATGTTTAATGTGAAACCTAAACAATAGGGAAGCAAATATCTGAAATGTAATGAACCTTTACAGAGAAGTTCTCTGTCGATGTTGAATGGATTCCCAGCAATGGCTCCGCTGCAAGGCAGAACAAGTCCTTATACTTTCCTTGAGTTCACATATGTAAATATAACTTAATGAGTTTTACTCTACGCAGTTAAAGTGTGTGGTTCTGTACACACAGAAAACTAACCTTCCTAGAGGCATCACATTAGTACGCTTCCTGATATCCTCCAGACGCTCCACATCCCTGCTTAGTGCCACTGCATGACTGTgtcaaatataaaacaaaaatttattttaagcaaTAGCAGAGTTATGTACTTTACGAGACATCTTTGAGAGATTGTCATAATTTCATAAtttgtaaaaaacatttttgggggAGAATATTGTGGTatattttacaaatgacttatctgtgagcttaaAAAAGAACCGCAAATcacctcccctcctcaaaataATCtctcatatggtatggcaggtgggcggagtCCAGGAAAAGATTGCggcgattagcaaatagcatCATGCTCCAAATTCAAACAATCCAATCAATTCTCAATGGACGAATCCAAGTCCTGCCctacttttttaaatttcagAAGCCATTTCCTCGGAAAACACCACAAGGAAAATACGAAAATCgttacttccgtttcatggtgactttaaggGGAGAGTTTAcccaaaaacaaaaatttaGTCATCATTTAGTCACCCTAATGTTGTTCTGAAactttatggggcggtttcccagacagggattagagaagtcctagactaaaaatcagtgccctttgttttgcctcaaaatgcacacaagtaatgatTTTTGTAAGACATGTTTGATAAAACtatttatatttcctaattaaactaaggtctaatcctggtttaaactaatccctgtctagGAAACCACCCatatgatttttaagaaaagaacacacaaaatattttgatcATAGCTGGTAAGCACACTAGTTGACGTatccactgacttccatagtaggaaaaacaaatactatggaagtcaatgggtaccgtcaactgtctGCTTACCATTGCCAATGGtattttaaatatgggtatgtctcttcaaaaatataaaatatttagcaaaaagctgaaataattgcaattTTGTAAATGAATTTTgtcagagatcagattcagaataattttaaaaacatacacgccgtgtaaaattaataaaaaacttttttgctgctttttataaattgggtataAATTGAGtgttacagattaccataaaaactcgccaggaacacatttttttcatgcaaatgttttttcttaattgacaagataacttgtcaatggcgggtaATGAGTTAAACAGTTGtcccttgtggttaaattgtgcCCTGTTTAATGTCATTCCAGTTAACGAATAACTGTTGTTATGACGACGTGCTGTATGCCAAgtgatgcatcaacatggtGAATGTAGTACATCtgaattcattcatactatccaTATTCATAGTACCTACTGTGTTAACGGTCGATgagtacttcatctaattcagtacctactgtcac is a window encoding:
- the asl gene encoding argininosuccinate lyase, translated to MAGSEGNKLWGGRFVGNIDPIMEKFNASIAYDQRMWQADIKGSKAYVKALQKAGLVTEDEMKQILTGLDKVFDEWYKGDFRIKDGDEDIHTANERRLKEIIGDPAGKLHTGRSRNDQVATDMRLWLRDAIITLKKQTLQLISTMVERAAVEIDILFPGYTHTQRAQPIRWSHWILSHAVALSRDVERLEDIRKRTNVMPLGSGAIAGNPFNIDRELLCKELDFDGISINSMDATGQRDFVAEFLFWGSMCLTHLSKMAEDLILYNTKEFSFITLSDAYSTGSSLMPQKKNADSLELIRSKAGRVFGRCAGFLMTLKGLPSSYNKDLQEDKEAMFDSFDTVHAVLQVTTGVISTLEVNQKSMEGALSPDMLATDLAYHLVRKGMPFREAHSCAGKAVYIAETKKVPLNQLTVEDLQTASPLFDADISSVWDYSSSVEQYSAPGGTAKNSVIAQIEHFRAWLKAQKH